In Candidatus Hydrogenedentota bacterium, the following are encoded in one genomic region:
- a CDS encoding GxxExxY protein gives MNPPKQSETGSIILDCAVALHRETGPGLLETVYEAVLARDLEARGLRAARQVPIPIELRGLQFDEGFRADL, from the coding sequence TTGAATCCTCCGAAACAGAGTGAGACAGGAAGCATCATTTTGGATTGCGCGGTGGCGCTTCATCGTGAGACGGGTCCCGGGCTGTTGGAAACAGTGTACGAAGCGGTTCTTGCACGCGATCTGGAGGCCCGGGGTCTGCGCGCGGCACGGCAAGTTCCCATCCCCATCGAGCTTCGCGGGCTCCAATTCGACGAAGGGTTTCGTGCAGACCTCAT